A part of Chloroflexota bacterium genomic DNA contains:
- a CDS encoding RsmF rRNA methyltransferase first C-terminal domain-containing protein produces MQRLLGAESDALLAALESPPVAGLRVNTLKLAAREFERLAPWPLTAVPWCTDGYAIGDETGAGKHPYHAAGLYYLQEPSAMSVVAALNPQPGEWVLDLAAAPGGKATQIAARLAGDGLLVANDIDARRARVVAQNLERCGVRNAVVVSAEPAVLAERWGAVFDRVLFDAPCSGEGMFRKSESARTDWSEAHVRGCAVRQAHGLDAAARLVRRGGWLAYSTCTFAPEEDEQSIAGFLDRHADFEVVPCELTGTDAGHAEWLAEDDRRHDDALAQTRRIWPHRARGEGHFVALLRRASGDAVERQYREMDEPPRRLLSAWQEFQAASLGSQSWAGVRLEARESRLAATPRQTPPLDGIRVVELGCPLGDVSTGRFEPAHALALALRRDETAQMPGARLDFAADDEALRRYLHGHPLEAGGPDGWVLLSVAGFPLGWGRRSQGIVKNRYPKGLRIA; encoded by the coding sequence ATGCAGCGGCTGCTCGGTGCCGAGTCCGATGCGTTGTTAGCGGCGCTCGAAAGTCCCCCGGTCGCGGGACTGCGTGTCAACACGCTGAAGCTGGCGGCGCGCGAATTCGAGCGCCTCGCACCGTGGCCGCTGACTGCGGTACCATGGTGCACGGACGGCTACGCCATCGGCGACGAGACTGGCGCCGGCAAGCACCCATATCATGCGGCGGGGCTGTACTACCTGCAGGAGCCTTCGGCCATGTCGGTGGTCGCGGCGCTGAACCCGCAGCCCGGTGAATGGGTGCTCGATCTGGCGGCTGCCCCGGGCGGCAAAGCGACCCAGATCGCGGCGCGGCTGGCGGGCGACGGGCTGCTGGTCGCCAATGATATCGATGCCCGCCGTGCGCGGGTCGTGGCGCAGAATCTTGAACGCTGCGGCGTGCGCAATGCGGTCGTCGTCAGCGCCGAGCCGGCCGTGCTGGCTGAACGCTGGGGCGCGGTGTTCGACCGGGTGCTGTTTGACGCGCCATGCTCGGGCGAAGGCATGTTTCGCAAATCCGAGTCGGCCCGCACCGACTGGAGCGAGGCGCATGTGCGCGGCTGTGCCGTGCGGCAGGCACACGGGCTCGACGCGGCGGCGCGCCTGGTACGTAGAGGCGGCTGGCTGGCGTACAGCACATGCACATTCGCGCCGGAAGAGGATGAGCAGTCGATCGCCGGCTTCCTCGACCGCCATGCCGATTTCGAGGTCGTTCCCTGCGAACTGACCGGCACGGATGCCGGGCATGCCGAATGGTTGGCCGAAGACGACAGGCGGCACGACGACGCGCTCGCGCAGACCCGACGCATCTGGCCGCATCGCGCACGCGGTGAAGGGCACTTCGTGGCCCTGCTCCGGCGCGCGTCGGGCGACGCGGTGGAGCGTCAGTACCGCGAAATGGATGAACCGCCGCGTCGGTTGCTGTCGGCGTGGCAGGAGTTCCAAGCGGCCAGTCTCGGCAGCCAATCATGGGCCGGCGTACGACTTGAGGCACGCGAGTCGAGACTGGCCGCCACGCCCAGGCAGACGCCACCGCTCGATGGGATTCGCGTGGTAGAACTCGGCTGCCCGCTGGGCGACGTGTCCACCGGGCGCTTCGAGCCAGCCCATGCGCTTGCGCTGGCACTGCGGCGTGACGAAACCGCACAGATGCCGGGCGCACGGCTTGACTTTGCGGCGGACGACGAAGCTTTGCGACGTTATCTGCATGGTCACCCGCTTGAGGCCGGCGGCCCGGACGGGTGGGTACTTTTGAGTGTAGCGGGGTTTCCGCTCGGCTGGGGCCGGCGCTCGCAGGGCATCGTGAAGAACCGTTATCCTAAGGGACTGCGAATAGCGTAG
- the mce gene encoding methylmalonyl-CoA epimerase: MIKRIDHIGIAVNSLDEALKVYRDALGLDVTHIADEPEQKVKVAFLPRGGSEIELLEPYPGDGPIRKFMEKRGEGIHHICVEVDDIEASLAELARQGVQLIDAVPRTNSRGQKIAFIHPKAAHGVLIELYQYVE; encoded by the coding sequence ATGATCAAACGCATCGACCACATCGGCATCGCTGTCAATAGCCTCGACGAGGCGCTCAAAGTGTACCGCGACGCGCTCGGCCTCGACGTGACGCACATTGCCGACGAGCCGGAGCAGAAGGTCAAAGTCGCCTTCCTGCCGCGCGGCGGCAGCGAGATCGAACTGCTGGAGCCGTACCCCGGTGACGGGCCAATCCGCAAGTTCATGGAGAAGCGCGGCGAAGGTATCCATCACATCTGCGTCGAGGTGGACGATATCGAGGCATCACTGGCCGAATTGGCGCGCCAGGGCGTGCAGTTGATCGACGCCGTGCCGCGCACAAACTCGCGCGGTCAGAAGATCGCCTTCATTCACCCGAAGGCCGCACACGGCGTGCTGATCGAGTTGTATCAGTACGTGGAGTAG
- a CDS encoding methylmalonyl-CoA mutase produces MTNRNAERREKFETTSGIEIKRQYTAADLPPALDTELGAPGAFPFTRGIQPTMYRGRLWTMRQYAGYATAEESNRRYKYLLEHGQTGLSVAFDLPTQIGYDPDDPMVEGEVGKVGVSIASLKDMEALFDGIALRDVSTSMTINATAAILLAMYIAVGKQQGASPADLRGTVQNDILKEYLARGTYIYPPAPSMRLVTDIIAYCASDLPKWNAISISGYHLREAGATAVQEVAFTFANAIAYVESVLARGLAIDAFAPQLSFFFVAQNDIFEEAAKFRAARRLWAGIMRERFGAKDPRSQMLRFHTQTAGAALTAQQPINNAVRVTLQALAAVLGGTQSLHCNSYDEALALPTEESARLALRTQQIIAYESGAADTVDPLAGSYYVERLTDEIERKVRAYLDKIGALGGALQAIELGWTQNEIHESAYRMQREIEAKQRTLVGVNEFVEREEIRPRLLAISPEIEIHQREQVIALRASRDHAAVARTLARLAEAAHGTENLMPLILTAVETYATVGEIAGALRLVFGEYRTRG; encoded by the coding sequence ATGACCAACCGCAACGCCGAACGCCGCGAGAAGTTTGAGACTACCTCAGGCATCGAGATCAAGCGTCAGTATACCGCCGCCGACCTGCCGCCCGCGCTCGACACGGAACTCGGCGCACCCGGCGCGTTCCCGTTCACGCGCGGCATCCAGCCGACGATGTACCGGGGTCGGCTGTGGACGATGCGCCAGTACGCCGGATATGCGACGGCCGAGGAGTCCAATCGGCGCTACAAGTATCTGCTTGAGCACGGGCAGACCGGCCTCAGCGTGGCCTTCGACTTGCCGACCCAGATCGGCTACGATCCTGACGACCCGATGGTCGAGGGCGAGGTCGGCAAGGTCGGCGTCAGCATCGCGTCGCTGAAAGATATGGAAGCGTTGTTCGACGGCATCGCCCTGCGCGACGTCAGCACATCGATGACGATCAACGCCACCGCCGCCATTCTGCTGGCCATGTATATCGCCGTCGGCAAGCAGCAGGGCGCATCGCCGGCCGACTTGCGCGGCACCGTGCAGAACGACATCCTGAAGGAATACCTCGCACGCGGTACGTACATCTACCCCCCAGCGCCATCGATGCGCCTGGTGACCGATATCATCGCGTACTGCGCCAGCGATCTGCCGAAATGGAACGCGATCAGTATCAGCGGCTACCATCTGCGCGAGGCGGGAGCGACCGCCGTGCAGGAAGTCGCCTTCACGTTCGCCAACGCCATCGCCTACGTCGAATCGGTGCTGGCGCGCGGTTTGGCGATCGACGCGTTTGCACCGCAGTTGTCGTTCTTCTTCGTGGCCCAGAACGACATCTTCGAGGAGGCGGCCAAGTTTCGGGCCGCGCGGCGTCTGTGGGCTGGAATCATGCGCGAGCGCTTCGGCGCCAAAGACCCGCGCAGCCAGATGCTGCGCTTCCACACGCAGACGGCCGGCGCAGCGCTCACCGCCCAGCAGCCGATCAACAACGCCGTGCGCGTGACGCTGCAGGCGCTGGCGGCGGTGCTCGGCGGCACGCAGAGCCTGCACTGCAACTCCTACGACGAAGCGCTTGCACTGCCGACCGAGGAGTCGGCGCGGCTGGCGCTGCGCACGCAGCAGATCATCGCGTACGAAAGCGGCGCGGCCGATACCGTCGATCCGCTGGCCGGTTCGTACTATGTCGAGCGACTCACCGACGAGATCGAGCGGAAGGTGCGCGCGTACCTTGACAAGATCGGTGCGCTGGGCGGCGCGCTACAGGCGATTGAGCTTGGTTGGACGCAGAACGAGATTCACGAGAGCGCGTATCGCATGCAGCGCGAGATCGAGGCCAAACAGCGCACGCTGGTCGGCGTCAACGAGTTTGTGGAACGCGAGGAGATACGTCCGCGCCTACTAGCGATCAGCCCGGAAATCGAGATTCACCAACGGGAGCAGGTCATCGCGCTGCGCGCCTCGCGGGATCATGCCGCCGTTGCGCGGACATTGGCCCGCCTGGCGGAGGCGGCGCACGGCACCGAGAACCTGATGCCACTTATTTTGACTGCCGTCGAGACGTACGCGACCGTGGGTGAAATTGCCGGCGCGCTGAGGCTGGTGTTCGGGGAGTATCGCACGCGCGGATGA